In Streptomyces sp. SID8374, one genomic interval encodes:
- a CDS encoding transcriptional repressor, with protein MVSTDWKTDLRQRGYRLTPQRQLVLEAVDALEHATPDDILCEVRKTASGVNISTVYRTLELLEELGLVSHAHLGHGAPTYHLADRHHHIHLVCRDCKDVIEADLSVVAEFTEKLRADFGFATDMKHFAIFGRCEACTAARDDSGTGGPKS; from the coding sequence GTGGTGAGCACCGACTGGAAGACCGATCTTCGGCAGCGTGGCTACCGGCTGACGCCCCAGCGCCAGCTCGTCCTGGAGGCCGTGGACGCCCTGGAGCACGCGACCCCGGACGACATCCTGTGCGAGGTCCGCAAGACCGCGTCCGGGGTGAACATCTCCACGGTGTACCGGACCCTGGAGCTCCTGGAGGAGCTCGGGCTGGTGAGCCACGCCCATCTGGGCCACGGCGCCCCGACGTACCACCTGGCCGACCGGCACCACCACATCCACCTGGTCTGCCGGGACTGCAAGGACGTCATCGAGGCGGACCTCTCCGTCGTCGCCGAGTTCACCGAGAAGCTCCGCGCCGACTTCGGCTTCGCGACCGATATGAAGCACTTCGCGATCTTCGGCCGGTGCGAGGCGTGCACGGCCGCGAGGGACGACTCGGGGACCGGCGGGCCCAAGTCGTAG
- a CDS encoding DUF3099 domain-containing protein yields MYARRRRNYFLLMGGCVVLFVSAWAFVRLWSMPAAIAMCLVAMVIPPVAAVFANRRGPEDRWWDDPSGDPKSDEWWDELDGKKRY; encoded by the coding sequence ATGTACGCCCGACGCCGGCGGAACTACTTCCTCCTGATGGGCGGATGCGTCGTCCTCTTCGTCTCCGCCTGGGCCTTCGTACGCCTGTGGTCGATGCCCGCGGCCATCGCGATGTGCCTGGTCGCGATGGTGATCCCGCCCGTCGCCGCCGTGTTCGCCAACCGGCGGGGGCCGGAGGACCGGTGGTGGGACGACCCCTCCGGCGACCCGAAGTCCGACGAGTGGTGGGACGAGCTGGACGGGAAGAAGCGGTACTGA
- a CDS encoding DUF1416 domain-containing protein translates to MCGAQAGGPDASTIKPGETTIQGSVTRDGEPVTGYVRLLDSTGEFTAEVPTSATGQFRFYAAEGTWTLRALVPGGSADRTVVAQTGGLSEVAIAV, encoded by the coding sequence ATGTGTGGAGCACAGGCCGGCGGCCCCGACGCTTCGACGATCAAGCCCGGTGAGACCACCATCCAGGGCAGCGTGACCCGCGACGGCGAGCCCGTCACCGGTTACGTGCGTCTGCTGGACTCGACCGGCGAGTTCACCGCCGAGGTCCCGACCTCGGCGACCGGGCAGTTCCGCTTCTACGCGGCCGAGGGCACCTGGACGCTCCGCGCCCTGGTGCCGGGCGGCAGCGCCGACCGCACGGTCGTCGCGCAGACCGGTGGACTCTCCGAGGTCGCGATCGCCGTCTGA
- a CDS encoding sulfurtransferase, producing MSRSDVLVDADWVEAHIDDPQVAIVEVDEDTSAYEKNHIKNAIRIDWTKDLQDPVRRDFVDQAGFEKLLSEKGIGNDTLVVLYGGNNNWFASYAYWYFKLYGHENVKLLDGGRKKWELDSRDLTDAVPTRPATQYKAKPQDESIRAYRDDVVAAIGSQNLVDVRSPDEFSGKLLAPAHLPQEQSQRPGHVPSARNIPWSKNANDDGTFKSDDELKALYEDEQVDLSKDTIAYCRIGERSALTWFVLHELLGQENVKNYDGSWTEYGSLVGVPIELGANK from the coding sequence ATGAGCCGCAGCGACGTCCTGGTAGACGCCGACTGGGTCGAGGCCCACATCGATGACCCGCAGGTCGCCATCGTCGAGGTCGACGAGGACACCTCGGCGTACGAGAAGAACCACATCAAGAACGCGATCCGGATCGACTGGACCAAGGACCTCCAGGACCCGGTCCGCCGTGACTTCGTGGACCAGGCCGGCTTCGAGAAGCTGCTCAGCGAGAAGGGCATCGGCAACGACACGCTGGTCGTCCTCTACGGCGGCAACAACAACTGGTTCGCGTCCTACGCCTACTGGTACTTCAAGCTGTACGGCCACGAGAACGTCAAGCTCCTCGACGGCGGCCGCAAGAAGTGGGAGCTGGACTCCCGCGACCTGACCGACGCCGTCCCGACGCGCCCGGCCACCCAGTACAAGGCCAAGCCGCAGGACGAGTCGATCCGCGCCTACCGCGACGACGTCGTGGCGGCCATCGGCAGCCAGAACCTGGTCGACGTGCGCTCGCCCGACGAGTTCAGCGGCAAGCTGCTCGCCCCGGCCCACCTCCCGCAGGAGCAGTCGCAGCGCCCCGGCCACGTGCCGAGCGCCCGCAACATCCCGTGGTCGAAGAACGCCAACGACGACGGCACCTTCAAGTCGGACGACGAGCTCAAGGCCCTCTACGAGGACGAGCAGGTCGACCTGTCGAAGGACACCATCGCGTACTGCCGCATCGGTGAGCGCTCCGCGCTCACCTGGTTCGTGCTGCACGAGCTGCTGGGCCAGGAGAACGTCAAGAACTACGACGGTTCCTGGACCGAGTACGGCTCCCTCGTCGGCGTGCCGATCGAGCTCGGCGCCAACAAGTAA
- a CDS encoding DUF2993 domain-containing protein, translating into MRALRILLVLLVVLGGLFVAADRLALHFAESEAEDRVSISGGSGGTTDISIKGFPFLTQLAASKLDRVDVTLKGMKTEAAGRAIRVGEVRAQLHDVKLGSGYTTATAARATGTAVVSYEDLTAAAEDGVTVAYGGDGKVKVTGTVEILGRPISRSVVSTVTRVDGHTIKVRADEVPGEGIPGVEQLVRTKTDFQGDIDGLPKGLELQKIQVTENGLEIALNGSDVSLTG; encoded by the coding sequence ATGCGCGCACTGCGAATACTGCTGGTCCTGCTGGTGGTGCTCGGCGGCCTCTTCGTCGCCGCCGACCGGCTGGCGCTCCACTTCGCCGAGTCGGAGGCCGAGGACCGGGTCAGCATCAGCGGTGGCAGCGGGGGGACGACCGACATCTCGATCAAGGGCTTCCCCTTCCTGACCCAGCTGGCCGCGTCGAAACTCGACCGGGTCGATGTCACGCTCAAGGGCATGAAGACCGAGGCCGCGGGCCGCGCGATACGGGTCGGCGAGGTGCGGGCGCAGCTCCACGACGTGAAGCTCGGCTCCGGCTACACCACCGCCACCGCGGCCCGCGCCACCGGCACGGCCGTCGTCTCGTACGAGGACCTGACGGCGGCGGCGGAGGACGGCGTCACCGTGGCGTACGGCGGCGACGGCAAGGTGAAGGTCACCGGCACGGTCGAGATCCTCGGCCGCCCGATCTCCCGCAGCGTGGTCTCCACCGTGACCCGGGTCGACGGCCACACGATCAAGGTGCGCGCGGACGAGGTGCCGGGCGAGGGCATCCCGGGGGTGGAGCAGCTGGTGCGGACGAAGACGGACTTCCAGGGGGACATCGACGGTCTGCCGAAGGGCCTGGAGCTCCAGAAGATCCAGGTGACGGAGAACGGCCTGGAGATCGCGCTGAACGGCTCGGACGTGTCGCTGACGGGCTGA
- a CDS encoding FABP family protein, whose translation MIEIPSDLNPDLVPLAFLIGKWAGAGVSDFPGAEKCNFGQEVTFSHDGRDFLEYVSHTWVLDADGNQVRPLESESGYWRIDKDRKVEVVMVRDQGVVEIWYGELADQKPQIDLVTDAVARTAASGPYTGGKRLYGYVKSDLMWVGEKATPEVELRPYMSAHLKKVVTPEEVAEMARNLEDMPDDGIAFFK comes from the coding sequence ATGATCGAGATTCCGTCCGACCTCAACCCGGACCTCGTCCCGCTGGCCTTCCTCATCGGCAAGTGGGCGGGCGCGGGCGTTTCCGACTTCCCCGGCGCCGAGAAGTGCAACTTCGGCCAGGAGGTCACGTTCAGCCACGACGGCCGTGACTTCCTGGAGTACGTCTCCCACACCTGGGTCCTGGACGCCGACGGCAACCAGGTCCGCCCGCTGGAGTCGGAGTCCGGCTACTGGCGCATCGACAAGGACCGCAAGGTCGAGGTCGTCATGGTCCGCGACCAGGGCGTCGTCGAGATCTGGTACGGCGAGCTGGCCGACCAGAAGCCGCAGATCGACCTGGTCACCGACGCCGTGGCCCGGACCGCGGCCTCCGGCCCGTACACCGGCGGAAAGCGCCTCTACGGGTATGTGAAGAGCGACCTCATGTGGGTCGGCGAGAAGGCGACCCCCGAGGTCGAACTGCGCCCGTACATGTCGGCGCACCTGAAGAAGGTCGTCACCCCCGAGGAGGTCGCCGAGATGGCGCGGAACCTCGAGGACATGCCCGACGACGGCATCGCGTTCTTCAAGTAG
- the dtd gene encoding D-aminoacyl-tRNA deacylase — protein sequence MRAVVQRVDGASVSVAGTGDDPSATGVVGEIIGEGLCVLVGVTHGDTPEKAAQLARKLWSVRILEGEKSCSDVNAPLLVISQFTLYGDARKGRRPTWNAAAPGEVAEPLVDEVVAQLRALGAEVATGRFGADMRVSLTNHGPFTVIIEV from the coding sequence ATGCGTGCAGTGGTACAGCGAGTGGACGGCGCGAGCGTCTCGGTGGCCGGGACGGGCGACGATCCGTCCGCGACCGGCGTGGTCGGCGAGATCATCGGCGAAGGCCTGTGTGTGCTGGTCGGAGTCACCCATGGGGACACCCCGGAGAAGGCGGCCCAGCTGGCCCGCAAGCTCTGGTCGGTCCGCATCCTGGAGGGCGAGAAGTCCTGTTCGGATGTGAATGCCCCCCTCCTGGTGATTTCGCAGTTCACTCTCTACGGGGACGCCCGCAAGGGCCGCCGCCCCACCTGGAACGCCGCGGCACCCGGCGAGGTCGCCGAGCCGCTGGTGGACGAGGTGGTGGCCCAGCTGAGGGCGCTGGGCGCGGAGGTGGCGACGGGCCGGTTCGGAGCGGACATGCGGGTCTCGCTCACGAACCACGGCCCGTTCACGGTGATCATCGAGGTGTGA
- a CDS encoding glycine cleavage T C-terminal barrel domain-containing protein, which produces MKSPLLSLPGAVAAEGRDEGVAGHYGDLFREQRALADGNGLVDLSHRGVVTVTGDDRLSWLHLLLTQHVSDLAPHQATEALILSANGHIEHAMYLVDDGTTVWMHVEPGTQGDLIAYLESMKFFYRVEVADRTEDTAVVHLPAGSIAQVPEGVAVRETAQGRDVFLPRADLESYAAANGPAVGILAYEALRIEAHRPRVGFETDHRTIPHELGWIGTAVHLQKGCYRGQETVARVHNLGKPPRRLVFLHLDGSEVHLPGHGTPVRLAADGEEGRQLGFITTSARHHELGPIALALVKRNVAVDAELIAGDTAAAQETVVEP; this is translated from the coding sequence ATGAAGAGCCCCCTGCTGTCCCTGCCCGGCGCCGTCGCCGCCGAGGGCCGCGACGAAGGAGTCGCCGGACACTACGGCGACCTGTTCCGCGAGCAACGCGCCCTCGCCGACGGCAACGGCCTCGTCGACCTCTCCCACCGCGGTGTCGTCACCGTCACCGGCGACGACCGGCTGAGCTGGCTGCACCTGCTGCTCACCCAGCACGTCAGCGACCTCGCCCCGCACCAGGCCACCGAGGCCCTGATCCTCTCCGCCAACGGGCACATCGAACACGCCATGTACCTCGTCGACGACGGGACGACGGTGTGGATGCACGTCGAACCCGGCACGCAGGGCGACCTCATCGCCTACCTGGAGTCGATGAAGTTCTTCTACCGGGTCGAGGTCGCCGACCGCACCGAGGACACCGCCGTCGTGCACCTCCCGGCCGGGTCCATCGCCCAGGTCCCGGAGGGTGTGGCCGTACGGGAGACCGCGCAGGGCCGGGACGTGTTCCTGCCGCGCGCCGACCTGGAGTCGTACGCCGCCGCCAACGGCCCGGCCGTCGGGATCCTGGCGTACGAGGCGCTGCGCATCGAGGCGCACCGGCCGCGCGTCGGCTTCGAGACCGACCACCGCACCATCCCGCACGAGCTGGGCTGGATCGGCACCGCCGTCCACCTCCAGAAGGGGTGCTACCGGGGCCAGGAGACCGTCGCCCGCGTCCACAACCTGGGGAAGCCGCCGCGCCGGCTGGTCTTCCTGCACCTGGACGGCAGCGAGGTGCACCTGCCCGGCCACGGCACGCCGGTACGGCTGGCGGCCGACGGCGAGGAGGGCCGCCAGCTCGGCTTCATCACCACCTCGGCCCGCCACCACGAGCTGGGCCCGATCGCCCTGGCCCTGGTCAAGCGGAACGTGGCGGTGGACGCGGAGCTGATCGCCGGGGACACGGCGGCGGCCCAGGAGACGGTGGTCGAACCGTAG
- a CDS encoding DsrE family protein, translated as MQKKLVIKVTAGPEAAERCSQAFTVAAVAVASGVEVSLWLTGESSWFALPGRAAEFELPHAAPLPDLIDSILAGGRVTLCTQCAARREITEKDVLEGVRIAGAQVFVQEAMADGTQALVY; from the coding sequence ATGCAGAAGAAGCTTGTGATCAAGGTGACCGCCGGGCCCGAAGCCGCCGAGCGCTGCTCGCAGGCCTTCACCGTGGCGGCGGTGGCCGTGGCCAGTGGGGTGGAGGTCTCGCTCTGGCTGACCGGGGAGTCCTCGTGGTTCGCGCTGCCGGGCCGGGCCGCCGAGTTCGAGCTGCCGCACGCCGCCCCGCTGCCCGATCTGATCGACTCGATCCTGGCGGGCGGCCGGGTCACCCTCTGCACGCAGTGCGCGGCCCGGCGCGAGATCACGGAGAAGGACGTGCTGGAGGGCGTACGGATCGCGGGGGCGCAGGTCTTCGTCCAGGAGGCCATGGCGGACGGCACGCAGGCGCTCGTCTACTGA
- a CDS encoding ABC transporter substrate-binding protein, which produces MPEQGGGEAGFGGLRLPELRTLRRDAQRDEADLSYVRRLVQGRIDILRAELARRRDPQAPVPETPVVDRLSEILADAPSRHRTSARHVTLTTPRGDEFRQLAAENLAEVELSDLAARTDEELHDAMGRLVRYEQQVSRRRHELQRTTDDCSAEIARRYRDGEAQVDDLLA; this is translated from the coding sequence GTGCCGGAGCAGGGCGGCGGCGAGGCCGGGTTCGGCGGGCTGCGGCTGCCCGAGCTGCGGACGCTGCGGCGGGACGCGCAGCGGGACGAGGCCGACCTCAGTTACGTACGCCGGCTGGTCCAGGGCCGGATCGACATCCTCCGCGCCGAGCTGGCCCGCAGGCGGGACCCGCAGGCGCCGGTGCCGGAGACCCCGGTGGTGGACCGGCTCTCGGAGATCCTGGCCGACGCCCCGTCCCGGCACCGCACCTCCGCCCGGCACGTCACGCTGACGACGCCGCGCGGTGACGAGTTCCGGCAGCTCGCCGCCGAGAACCTGGCCGAGGTGGAGCTCTCCGACCTGGCCGCCCGTACGGACGAGGAGCTGCACGACGCGATGGGCCGCCTGGTCCGCTACGAGCAGCAGGTCTCCCGGCGCCGTCACGAGCTCCAGCGCACGACCGACGATTGCAGCGCGGAGATCGCCCGCAGGTACCGTGACGGGGAAGCCCAAGTGGACGACCTGCTCGCCTGA